Proteins encoded in a region of the Ziziphus jujuba cultivar Dongzao chromosome 3, ASM3175591v1 genome:
- the LOC125423250 gene encoding protein BIG GRAIN 1-like A produces MPKPPKPVRSITETEKNSTHTRTKLDKILKSGALKIYSKVKQPTHFLNSLFTAKKSKSSSSAHAVQSPSGRSGKRGTDRVKKTVRFDPVTVIVDENGRSCGHKCLHEPEEQEVGSTLMPVIAPTAWKIKRSHKLQVSERTRRVEEAAREEFRRYYRQIQRDFLWDDDAVSCSSSDLFKLEILSK; encoded by the coding sequence ATGCCCAAGCCGCCAAAGCCTGTTCGATCCATTACCGAAACAGAGAAGAACAGCACACACACTCGGACTAAGCttgacaaaattttgaaatcaggGGCTTTGAAGATTTACAGCAAGGTGAAACAGCCAACTCATTTCCTTAACTCTCTTTTCACCGCCAAAAAATCCAAGAGCTCGTCCTCCGCCCATGCTGTTCAATCACCTTCTGGTAGGAGTGGAAAACGTGGTACTGATCGGGTTAAAAAAACCGTTCGTTTCGACCCTGTGACTGTCATTGTGGATGAGAATGGTCGCTCATGCGGTCACAAATGCTTGCACGAACCAGAAGAACAAGAAGTCGGCTCGACTCTAATGCCTGTGATTGCTCCTACTGCATGGAAAATCAAACGGTCGCATAAATTACAAGTGTCCGAGAGAACGCGACGAGTGGAGGAAGCAGCCAGAGAGGAATTTAGGAGATACTATCGTCAAATCCAGAGAGATTTTCTTTGGGATGACGATGCAGTTTCCTGTTCAAGTTCGGATCTTTTCAAGCTTGAAATCTTGAGTAAATAA
- the LOC107422949 gene encoding enoyl-CoA delta isomerase 2, peroxisomal, producing MCTLEKRGNLFFLTLTGDDDHRLSPAVIDSLISSLSQVASQATRGSALITTAQGNRFFSNGFDLAWAQSAGSKSVATDRLHQMVVSFKPVVGALLSLPMPTIAALPGHAAAGGFLFALCHDYILMRSDRGVLYMSEVDLGLPFPDYFTVAMRSKIGSVSARRDVMLGGMKIRGEEAVRMGIVDSAHDSAESTVEAAVRLGEKLASRKWDGEVYAEIRKGLYPELCGVLGLAAKVITPKL from the coding sequence ATGTGCACCTTAGAGAAGCGTGGAAACCTCTTCTTCCTCACTCTCACCGGCGACGACGACCACCGTCTAAGTCCGGCCGTCATCGATTCCCtcatctcctctctctctcaggTCGCCTCCCAAGCCACCCGCGGTTCCGCCCTCATCACCACCGCACAGGGCAACAGGTTCTTCTCCAACGGCTTCGATCTCGCCTGGGCCCAATCCGCAGGCTCCAAATCAGTCGCCACGGACCGTCTCCACCAGATGGTCGTCTCCTTCAAACCGGTTGTCGGagctcttctctctcttccgaTGCCAACCATCGCCGCCTTACCCGGCCACGCCGCTGCCGGAGGATTCCTCTTCGCTCTCTGCCACGATTACATCCTCATGAGGAGCGATAGAGGCGTGCTGTACATGAGCGAGGTGGACTTGGGGCTTCCGTTCCCGGATTACTTCACGGTGGCGATGAGGTCGAAGATCGGATCGGTGTCGGCTCGGAGGGACGTGATGCTGGGAGGGATGAAGATCAGGGGCGAGGAAGCTGTGAGGATGGGGATCGTGGATTCGGCGCACGATAGCGCGGAGAGCACGGTGGAGGCTGCGGTGCGCCTGGGGGAGAAGTTGGCGTCGAGGAAGTGGGACGGTGAAGTGTACGCCGAGATTAGGAAGGGGTTGTACCCGGAGTTATGTGGCGTGCTTGGATTGGCTGCCAAAGTCATTACTCCGAAGCTTTGA
- the LOC125423255 gene encoding protein BIG GRAIN 1-like A, translating to MPKPPKPVRSITETEKNSTHTQTKLDKILKSGALKIYSKVKQPTHFLNSLFTAKKSKSSSSAHAVQSPSGRSRSGKRGTDRVKKTVRFDPVTVIVDENGRSCGHKRSHEFQVSERTRRVEEAAREEFRRYYRQIQRDFLWDDDVVSCSSSDLFELEILSK from the coding sequence ATGCCCAAGCCGCCAAAGCCTGTTCGATCCATTACTGAAACAGAGAAGAACAGCACACACACTCAGACTAAGCttgacaaaattttgaaatcaggGGCTTTGAAGATTTACAGCAAGGTGAAACAGCCAACTCATTTCCTTAACTCTCTTTTCACCGCCAAAAAATCCAAGAGCTCGTCCTCCGCCCATGCCGTTCAATCACCTTCTGGTAGGAGTAGGAGTGGAAAACGTGGTACTGATCGGGTTAAAAAAACGGTTCGTTTCGACCCTGTGACTGTCATTGTGGATGAGAATGGTCGCTCATGCGGTCACAAACGGTCACATGAATTCCAAGTGTCCGAGAGAACGCGGCGAGTGGAGGAAGCAGCCAGAGAGGAATTTAGGAGATACTATCGTCAAATCCAGAGAGATTTTCTTTGGGATGACGATGTAGTTTCCTGTTCAAGTTCGGATCTTTTCGAGCTTGAAATCTTGAGTAAATAA
- the LOC107422948 gene encoding DNA repair protein RAD5B — translation MELRMAEYDEFVRATSVKVMSTEEYLDTQMKEELVRGSEKAESLCGLSEKIRVKEEKDIDIENDNEHRNKIGVSKSQAGPEDECLNAQVKQQESMVPVSVKAEPVSEYKPTVAVKEEHASGVEQKVSVKEETVSNQPWPFDDYKAMREKFMKNREQTGSKKPCDVKKERAEDRVFNSLPVEDGDFPEEPGWFLVGRTVVTALSTSRGRKLVDNEIVYFSYPTSIGIFNSIVRFSTKRFGEILGILDFDRDAWIHREDWIRNGIHIGSGRKYKDSYFLQAQAMCYINS, via the exons ATGGAGTTAAGAATGGCGGAATACGATGAGTTTGTTCGGGCTACGAGTGTGAAAGTAATGTCAACGGAAGAATATCTCGATACCCAGATGAAAGAAGAACTTGTTAGAGGATCGGAGAAAGCTGAATCGCTTTGTGGGTTGAGTGAAAAGATTCGGGTCAAGGAGGAAAAAGATATCGATATCGAGAATGACAATGAGCATCGGAATAAAATAGGGGTCTCAAAGAGTCAAGCTGGTCCTGAAGATGAATGTTTAAATGCCCAGGTGAAACAACAGGAATCAATGGTGCCGGTGTCTGTGAAAGCTGAGCCAGTTAGCGAGTACAAACCCACTGTGGCAGTTAAAGAAGAACATGCTTCGGGGGTTGAGCAAAAGGTCTCTGTGAAGGAAGAAACGGTTAGTAATCAGCCGTGGCCATTTGATGATTATAAAGCGATGCGTGAGAAGTTTATGAAGAACAGAGAACAAACAGGCTCGAAGAAACCCTGTGATGTGAAGAAGGAAAGAGCTGAAGATCGAGTTTTCAATTCTCTTCCAGTGGAGGATGGGGATTTCCCTGAAGAGCCTGGTTGGTTTTTGGTGGGAAGAACAGTCGTCACTGCACTTTCAACAAGCAGAGGCAGGAAATTGGTGGACAATGAGATTGTCTATTTTTCTTATCCTACCTCAATTGGGATATTCAACTCCATTGTTCGCTTCTCAACAAAGCGATTCGGAGAG ATTCTCGGAATTCTTGATTTTGATCGGGATGCTTGGATACACAGGGAGGACTGGATTCGCAATGGAATTCACATTGGAAGTGGCAGAAAGTACAAGGACTCTTATTTTCTTCAAGCACAGGCAATGTGTTACATTAATTCATAG